From Stegostoma tigrinum isolate sSteTig4 chromosome X, sSteTig4.hap1, whole genome shotgun sequence, a single genomic window includes:
- the LOC125448343 gene encoding zinc finger and BTB domain-containing protein 39, whose translation MGMRIKLHSADHPNNLLKELNKFRLSETMCDVIIVVGDRTFSAHKSVLACAAGYFQKLFLNSEVNTARTYVVDFITPANFERILNFIYTAELFTDLINVGVIYEMAEKLGMQDLLKACYSTFPDLEKTESSKPTVRSTEGYAPLTGGLNDQNTTMSDSSGPGPQICHNRDYIMQVEVGESFKSEEQNLVNENGPSMPVMYQQSTKTEDNLEMEYSQSTTSENMPLTSNKGPCELYEIQSNGYYNQTSLLMPGESLKESSNSCVGNNVDLQVQSMKEMECMPFEGIEQDGLNFDDHQESRGPSEEIIELTDDSEDDNLVCIKDSNGESKNMPCQVCGKVLPANIGMIRQHGKLHIDAKEGLCTVCGAKFTDRSSRITHVLSHVGIFLFSCDMCEMKFVTQWQVAGHRKGKPHDTNIIVQPNTILPAEANFGGSPTELFCAVCGKTVTKDYLAVKEHILSHLNMKSLSCCVCEQPSRSVCSLMWHVLSHMNISIFSCSVCGNSFVDRTVLEQHMASHQGMEYLYECNFCNKKFRLEASYQNHVKIHKRHNLDGPKGPTTPHQWLKKALTTTPSDESTSDGHLPAVHQETVLTLPSNQGKASSKGNWYECEFCGKRFSHSSEFQYHLRIHSGEKPYECKLCHKFFRGRSTVKNHLKTHSGALMYCCTVCQKYCPTLNLMIKHVEIHKEGGLPPDFNIAQTFMYIVHSKQPVKMTD comes from the coding sequence ATGGGTATGAGAATTAAACTACACAGTGCTGACCACCCTAATAACCTTCTTAAGGAACTTAATAAGTTTAGGCTGTCTGAAACCATGTGTGATGTAATCATTGTGGTTGGTGACAGGACATTTTCAGCACACAAATCAGTGCTTGCATGTGCTGCTGGCTACTTCCAGAAGCTCTTTCTGAATTCCGAGGTTAATACTGCAAGAACCTATGTGGTAGACTTCATCACCCCGGCAAATTTTGAAAGAATATTGAATTTTATCTATACAGCTGAGCTTTTTACTGATCTCATTAATGTCGGTGTTATCTATGAGATGGCGGAGAAGTTAGGAATGCAAGATCTCCTGAAGGCTTGTTACTCCAcctttcctgacttggaaaaaacTGAAAGCAGCAAACCAACAGTTAGATCAACCGAAGGCTATGCACCTCTCACTGGAGGTTTGAATGACCAAAACACCACAATGTCAGACTCCAGTGGCCCAGGCCCACAGATTTGTCATAATAGAGATTACATCATGCAGGTTGAAGTAGGAGAGAGTTTTAAAAGTGAAGAACAAAATCTTGTGAATGAAAATGGCCCAAGTATGCCAGTGATGTACCAACAGTCAACAAAAACTGAAGATAACCTGGAGATGGAATACAGCCAGTCCACAACAAGTGAGAATATGCCTTTGACCTCTAATAAAGGCCCATGTGAGCTATATGAAATACAGAGTAATGGATATTATAATCAAACCAGTTTACTGATGCCTGGAGAATCTCTCAAAGAAAGTAGTAATTCCTGTGTCGGTAATAATGTTGATCTCCAGGTTCAGTCAATGAAGGAAATGGAGTGCATGCCATTTGAAGGTATTGAACAGGATGGCCTTAACTTTGATGACCACCAAGAGAGCAGAGGTCCTTCTGAAGAAATAATTGAGTTAACAGATGACAGCGAAGATGACAATCTTGTCTGTATTAAAGATAGTAATGGTGAAAGTAAGAATATGCCATGCCAGGTATGTGGCAAGGTCTTACCAGCCAACATAGGAATGATTAGGCAACACGGTAAACTCCACATTGATGCAAAAGAGGGGCTGTGCACAGTGTGTGGCGCCAAGTTCACTGACAGGAGCTCTCGAATCACCCATGTTTTGTCTCACGTCGGAATTTTTCTCTTCTCATGCGACATGTGTGAAATGAAATTTGTAACTCAGTGGCAAGTGGCTGGACATAGGAAAGGGAAGCCACATGATACTAACATTATTGTCCAACCAAATACCATCCTGCCTGCTGAAGCTAATTTTGGTGGCTCTCCCACAGAACTATTTTGTGCTGTCTGTGGAAAGACAGTGACTAAAGACTACCTTGCTGTGAAAGAGCATATCCTTTCCCATCTCAACATGAAAAGTCTCTCCTGTTGTGTCTGTGAGCAGCCATCTAGATCAGTCTGCAGCCTAATGTGGCATGTTTTGTCCCACATGAATATATCAATCTTTTCCTGTTCTGTATGTGGTAATAGCTTTGTGGATCGAACTGTTCTAGAGCAACATATGGCTTCACACCAGGGTATGGAGTATTTATATGAATGTAATTTCTGTAATAAAAAGTTCCGTTTAGAAGCCTCTTATCAAAACCATGTGAAGATACATAAGAGACATAACTTAGATGGCCCAAAAGGTCCAACTACTCCACACCAGTGGCTCAAAAAGGCGTTAACAACAACGCCATCAGATGAATCTACAAGCGATGGACATTTGCCTGCTGTACACCAAGAAACTGTTCTGACCCTTCCCTCAAACCAAGGCAAAGCCAGCTCTAAAGGAAACTGGTATGAATGTGAGTTTTGTGGGAAGAGGTTTTCCCATTCTAGTGAGTTTCAGTATCATCTCCGAATCCACTCAGGAGAGAAGCCCTATGAATGCAAACTGTGCCACAAGTTCTTCAGGGGACGGTCGACTGTTAAAAACCATCTGAAGACCCATTCAGGTGCCCTTATGTATTGCTGCACAGTTTGCCAGAAATACTGTCCCACCTTGAACCTTATGATTAAACATGTGGAGATACACAAAGAGGGGGGCCTCCCTCCTGACTTTAATATTGCACAGACATTCATGTATATAGTGCATTCCAAACAGCCAGTAAAAATGACGGACTGA